In the genome of Drosophila pseudoobscura strain MV-25-SWS-2005 chromosome 3, UCI_Dpse_MV25, whole genome shotgun sequence, one region contains:
- the Nmda1 gene encoding protein lifeguard 1 isoform X1, with amino-acid sequence MSWQSVPQYPQYQDPNQQYNYGGYPPQGGYGGGPPQGGYPPYAQGGAQPYPQGPYGQPYGQGPPPGGYAPQPGFIQPPPAAGGYGAYDDPESQPKNFSFDDQSIRRGFIRKVYLILMGQLLVTFGAVALFVFHQGTKDFAAKNMWLFWVALGVMLVTMLCMACCDSVRRQTPTNFIFLGLFTIAQSFLMGVTATRYAPNEVLLAVGITAAVCLALTLFAMQTKYDFTMMGGILIACMVVFLIFGIVAMFMKGKIITLVYASFGALLFSVYLIYDTQLMMGGDHKYSISPEEYIFAALNLYLDIINIFMYILTIIGASRD; translated from the exons ATGTCGTGGCAAAGTGTCCCTCAATATCCCCAGTACCAAG ATCCAAATCAGCAATACAATTACGGTGGCTATCCACCGCAAGGAGGCTACGGTGGCGGACCTCCGCAAGGCGGCTATCCGCCCTATGCCCAAGGAGGAGCTCAACCTTATCCACAGGGACCGTATGGCCAACCCTATGGACAAGGACCCCCACCAGGTGGCTATGCTCCGCAACCGGGATTCATTCAGCCACCACCTGCAGCAGGGGGCTACGGAGCCTACGATGATCCAGAGAGTCAGCCCAAGAACTTTTCCTTCGACGACCAGAGCATCCGTCGCGGATTCATACGCAAAGTTTATTTGATTCTAATG GGCCAACTGTTGGTTACTTTCGGAGCAGTTGCCTTGTTCGTCTTTCACCAGGGAACAAAAGACTTCGCTGCCAAGAACATGTGGCTCTTCTGGGTGGCTCTTGGCGTAATGCTGGTCACTATGCTGTGTATGGCCTGTTGCGATAGCGTACGCCGCCAGACACCGACAAATTTCATCTTCTTGGGATTATTTACAATAGCTCAGTCGTTCTTAATGGGAGTAACGGCCACTCGCTATGCCCCCAACGAG GTTCTCTTGGCGGTGGGTATAACGGCGGCTGTTTGTCTAGCACTCACGCTCTTTGCAATGCAAACCAAATACGACTTCACGATGATGGGCGGCATTCTGATTGCCTGCATGGTGGTATTCTTGATCTTTGGCATTGTGGCCATGTTCATGAAGGGCAAAATCATCACGCTGGTCTACGCCTCGTTCGGAGCGCTTCTGTTCTCCGTCTACCTAATCTACGATACGCAGCTGATGATGGGCGGCGATCACAAGTACTCCATCAGTCCCGAGGAGTATATCTTCGCAGCCCTGAATCTCTATTTGGACATCATCAACATCTTCATGTACATTCTCACTATAATTGGAGCATCGCGCGACTAA
- the Nmda1 gene encoding protein lifeguard 1 isoform X2 has protein sequence MQDPNQQYNYGGYPPQGGYGGGPPQGGYPPYAQGGAQPYPQGPYGQPYGQGPPPGGYAPQPGFIQPPPAAGGYGAYDDPESQPKNFSFDDQSIRRGFIRKVYLILMGQLLVTFGAVALFVFHQGTKDFAAKNMWLFWVALGVMLVTMLCMACCDSVRRQTPTNFIFLGLFTIAQSFLMGVTATRYAPNEVLLAVGITAAVCLALTLFAMQTKYDFTMMGGILIACMVVFLIFGIVAMFMKGKIITLVYASFGALLFSVYLIYDTQLMMGGDHKYSISPEEYIFAALNLYLDIINIFMYILTIIGASRD, from the exons ATGCAAG ATCCAAATCAGCAATACAATTACGGTGGCTATCCACCGCAAGGAGGCTACGGTGGCGGACCTCCGCAAGGCGGCTATCCGCCCTATGCCCAAGGAGGAGCTCAACCTTATCCACAGGGACCGTATGGCCAACCCTATGGACAAGGACCCCCACCAGGTGGCTATGCTCCGCAACCGGGATTCATTCAGCCACCACCTGCAGCAGGGGGCTACGGAGCCTACGATGATCCAGAGAGTCAGCCCAAGAACTTTTCCTTCGACGACCAGAGCATCCGTCGCGGATTCATACGCAAAGTTTATTTGATTCTAATG GGCCAACTGTTGGTTACTTTCGGAGCAGTTGCCTTGTTCGTCTTTCACCAGGGAACAAAAGACTTCGCTGCCAAGAACATGTGGCTCTTCTGGGTGGCTCTTGGCGTAATGCTGGTCACTATGCTGTGTATGGCCTGTTGCGATAGCGTACGCCGCCAGACACCGACAAATTTCATCTTCTTGGGATTATTTACAATAGCTCAGTCGTTCTTAATGGGAGTAACGGCCACTCGCTATGCCCCCAACGAG GTTCTCTTGGCGGTGGGTATAACGGCGGCTGTTTGTCTAGCACTCACGCTCTTTGCAATGCAAACCAAATACGACTTCACGATGATGGGCGGCATTCTGATTGCCTGCATGGTGGTATTCTTGATCTTTGGCATTGTGGCCATGTTCATGAAGGGCAAAATCATCACGCTGGTCTACGCCTCGTTCGGAGCGCTTCTGTTCTCCGTCTACCTAATCTACGATACGCAGCTGATGATGGGCGGCGATCACAAGTACTCCATCAGTCCCGAGGAGTATATCTTCGCAGCCCTGAATCTCTATTTGGACATCATCAACATCTTCATGTACATTCTCACTATAATTGGAGCATCGCGCGACTAA